A DNA window from Aspergillus nidulans FGSC A4 chromosome V contains the following coding sequences:
- a CDS encoding protein mst1 (transcript_id=CADANIAT00003391) gives MEGLVDPETLYMKQNCIAYYSVDKRNGKSVAIKIIDVENAEDEVEDIIQEIAILSELNSPYVTRYHGSYLKGSSLWIVMEFCSGGSCSDLMRPGPIPEEYIVIIIRELLKGLDYLHSDKKLHRDVKAANILLTSGGQVKLADFGVSSQLSATMTKKNTFVGTPFWMAPEVIKQSGYDYKADIWSLGITAIELANGEPPYSDIHPMKVLFLIPKNPPPTLQGAYSKAFKNFVELCLRRDPRERPTAKELLEHPFIKRAKKTNYLTELIERYERWQAVSGNQKADEDDELDQEPAAAPKTTEEEDDLWDFGTVRPVGRGHALNPMRVTDLNARGYGTKDRDSKLEPRIEATRSNNPMTPSFAQPKSTPTSPKQSSPSKIPLPPSPVKATHMDNCPRTPSYLTPQKPKESPGSEYDRALQQSLAQDLSFLQLDRSPGSSMATMIDRESPLSTPLPHQPWSSTAAEAPTLQASPSRHPAEQQVRPDMEPSRAQPPLFSQPQTQPQPPSPIPPPTPKHASPPPQPKQQKYVHAPLQNLPSSHVNPNSPSYNKPANSNAQDMKQSRTPHEITALNSVILPALKEAVQRRARRVDIATRSTIAHDGESLKAALELQSRREHAQEMIESLSNDLGSILTRIERWDNDAAVGMGAGIHSFLEGFLEEILIRIEPGDEDELR, from the exons ATGGAAGGCTTGGTGGATCCAGAGACGCTTTACATGAAACAAAACTGCATTG CATACTACAGCGTCGATAAACGCAATGGGAAATCAGTGGCGATCAAGATAATTGACGTTGAAAACGCCGAggatgaagtcgaagatATCATCCAGGAGATTGCCATCCTGTCGGAACTCAACTCGCCATACGTGACCAGGTACCATGGATCATATTTGAAAGGGTCGAGTCTATGGATTGTAATGGAATTCTGTTCCGGAGGCAGTTGCTCTGATCTAATGCGCCCGGGGCCTATTCCAGAGGAATACATTGTTATCATCATTCGAGAACTGCTTAAAGGATTGGACTATCTGCACAGCGACAAAAAGCTGCATCGCGACGTCAAAG CTGCAAACATCCTCCTAACGTCGGGCGGCCAAGTAAAACTGGCAGACTTTGGCGTCTCCAGTCAGCTATCTGCTACAATGACCAAGAAAAACACCTTCGTAGGAACTCCGTTTTGGATGGCCCCAGAAGTGATCAAGCAGTCAGGATATGATTACAAGGCCGATATCTGGTCACTCGGTATAACCGCGATTGAGCTTGCCAATGGGGAGCCACCGTACTCGGATATACATCCCATGAAAGTCCTTTTTCTAATACCCAAAAATCCACCCCCTACACTGCAAGGTGCATACAGCAAAGCATTCAAGAACTTTGTCGAGCTCTGTCTACGAAGAGACCCGCGAGAGCGACCAACGGCCAAGGAGCTCCTTGAGCATCCCTTTATCAAGCGAGCAAAGAAGACCAATTACCTAACGGAGCTAATTGAGCGCTATGAGCGTTGGCAGGCAGTTAGCGGAAATCAGAAGGctgacgaagatgacgagcTGGATCAGGAGCCTGCAGCTGCGCCGAAGAccaccgaggaagaggatgacctTTGGGATTTTGGCACTGTTCGCCCTGTGGGCCGAGGGCACGCTTTAAATCCGATGAGAGTGACAGATCTCAACGCCAGGGGCTATGGCACGAAAGATCGGGATTCCAAACTCGAACCGCGAATCGAAGCAACGAGATCGAATAATCCTATGACACCATCATTTGCTCAACCTAAGAGCACACCTACCTCTCCGAAACAATCCTCTCCATCGAAGATTCCACTACCTCCCTCCCCGGTGAAAGCGACGCATATGGACAACTGTCCCAGAACGCCTTCGTATCTGACCCCACAGAAACCAAAGGAAAGTCCTGGGAGTGAATATGACAGAGCTTTACAGCAATCTTTAGCGCAAGACCTGAGTTTCCTGCAGCTTGACCGCTCGCCAGGAAGCTCTATGGCAACTATGATAGACAGGGAAAGCCCACTCTCAACACCTTTACCCCACCAGCCATGGTCATCCACGGCAGCGGAAGCACCGACACTGCAGGCATCACCTTCTCGACACCCCGCGGAACAACAAGTCAGGCCAGATATGGAGCCGTCCCGCGCTCAGCCTCCATTATTTTCTCAACCGCAAACTCAGCCGCAGCCCCCTTCACCAATACCCCCACCAACACCGAAGCATgcctctcctccgccgcaacCTAAACAACAAAAGTATGTACATGCACCGTTGCAGAATCTTCCATCAAGTCATGTCAACCCAAACAGCCCTTCATACAATAAGCCCGCCAACTCGAACGCACAAGACATGAAACAGTCACGAACGCCTCACGAAATCACTGCCCTGAACAGCGTCATTCTTCCTGCCTTGAAGGAAGCTGTCCAACGTCGAGCTCGCCGTGTAGATATTGCTACCCGGTCGACTATAGCCCATGATGGAGAGAGTCTGAAAGCGGCATTGGAGCTCCAATCGCGGCGTGAACACGCTCAAGAAATGATAGAATCATTATCCAACGATCTGGGCAGTATCCTCACTAGGATCGAGCGCTGGGACAATGACGCAGCCGTGGGCATGGGTGCCGGCATCCACTCCTTTCTAGAAGGgtttcttgaagagatcctcATCAGAATAGAACCAGGCGATGAAGACGAGCTCCGATGA
- a CDS encoding L-rhamnonate dehydratase (transcript_id=CADANIAT00003392) — MATATFPRIKTIRTFVIDGVGSGGDYHNVKGGHWLIDSDISTPMTRWAQYRGSRTSWGINVLGSFCVEIEATDGTKGFATGFGGPPACWLAHQHFERFLIGADPRDVNELFEKMYRGSMFYGRKGLPIAVISVIDLALWDLVGKIRNEPVYKLIGGATRSRLDFYCTGPQPGSAKKAGFVGAKVALPHGPDEGVEGLLKNIEYLRKQREAVGPNFPLRVDCYMSLNVPYTIELVKRAEQEGLHIDWWEECLSPDDFDGQALLKRAHPTVKFTTGEHEYSRFGFRKLVEGRNVDIIQPDVMWLGGLTELLKVSALAAAYDIPVVPHASGPYSYHFVVSQPNTPFQEYLANSADGHTVEPVFGNLFTNEPIPTKGYLDVSILDKPGFGLELNPSAPLIPAASFLNPAPARSLPAPATEEKTETNGTH; from the exons ATGGCTACCGCGACATTCCCCCGCATTAAGACGATCCGCACATTCGTGATCGATGGCGTCGGTTCTGGTGGTGACTACCACAAT GTCAAAGGTGGTCACTGGCTCATCGACAGCGATATCTCCACCCCTATGACCCGATGGGCGCAATATCGAGGATCGCGGACATCCTGGGGTATCAACGTGCTGGGATCCTTCTGCGTGGAGATCGAAGCAACCGACGGGACCAAGGGCTTTGCAACTGGCTTCGGCGGTCCGCCTGCTTGCTGGCTGGCACATCAACACTTTGAGCGGTTCCTAATTGGTGCAG ATCCCCGCGACGTCAACGAGCTCTTCGAGAAGATGTATAGAGGCTCCATGTTCTACGGCCGCAAAGGTCTTCCCATCGCTGTCATCTCCGTTATCGACCTCGCCCTCTGGGACCTCGTCGGCAAGATCCGCAATGAGCCCGTCTACAAACTCATCGGCGGTGCCACCCGTTCCCGGCTCGACTTCTACTGCACTGGTCCTCAGCCCGGCTCCGCTAAGAAGGCCGGCTTCGTCGGCGCCAAGGTAGCCCTCCCCCACGGGCCCGACGAGGGTGTTGAAGGTCTCCTCAAGAATATCGAGTACCTCCGCAAACAGCGCGAAGCCGTGGGCCCTAACTTCCCCCTCCGCGTCGACTGCTACATGTCGCTTAACGTCCCCTACACCATCGAGCTCGTCAAGCGCGCCGAGCAGGAGGGCCTCCACATCGACTGGTGGGAGGAGTGTCTCAGCCCCGACGACTTCGACGGCCAAGCGCTCCTCAAGCGCGCCCACCCGACCGTCAAGTTCACTACCGGTGAGCACGAGTACTCCCGTTTCGGATTCCGCAAGCTCGTGGAGGGCCGCAACGTCGATATCATCCAGCCCGATGTCATGTGGCTCGGTGGACTCACTGAACTCCTCAAAGTCTCTGCACTCGCGGCGGCATATGACATTCCTGTTGTGCCTCACGCGTCGGGCCCTTACTCCTACCACTTCGTCGTCTCGCAGCCCAACACGCCCTTCCAGGAATACCTTGCCAACTCTGCCGATGGACACACCGTCGAGCCGGTCTTCGGTAATCTATTCACTAACGAGCCCATTCCTACAAAGGGATACCTTGACGTCTCGATTCTCGATAAGCCTGGCTTCGGCTTAGAACTGAACCCTTCTGCGCCCTTGATCCCTGCTGCGTCTTTCCTTAACCCTGCACCCGCGCGGAGCCTCCCTGCTCCGGCCACAGAAGAGAAGACTGAGACGAATGGTACGCATTAG
- a CDS encoding SLM1 family PH domain-containing protein (transcript_id=CADANIAT00003393): protein MATALRSQTPLQDSFGPSSHPPDTLVPGRGYGARSGSRPNSYAGSTSGYNGAHGAVDPSPLANYGRFHEELDTMSMRGSADRPSIMQRSASAMSHSRAATPTRSGTLKKKSSLSKRGSLRRSGSRRSMRAGSVRSLALGDREKYAVDGEEDVNSAFYIPVPTSGNPTEVLAERFQAWRKVLKDLIVFFKELQKSYEARAKLYLSSTNIMNNTTLPSTFLKSGGLGDATEILTGFHRQAHYEMSKAAEVESEVVNQLVGLRNDLQKKTKEIKALAGDFRNSVDKEVDATRKTVRHLQEALGLVDTDPSATSGKGDPFIVRLSVEKQIEKQIEEENYLHRAYLNLESSGRELESIVVGEIQKAYNAYAGIMKREADHTLDTVDKLRAGPISMPHDHEWNAFVANTDEMVDPRIRIRDVESITYPGKDHPAAAEVRSGMLERKSKYLKSYAPGWYVLSPTHLHEFKSADRVAWQTPVMSLYLPEQKLGSHSQPDSTSHKFMLKGRQTGTMHRGHSWVFRAESHETMIAWYEDIERMINMTGEARYAYVRRHVRTVSGASFRSSSDGVLDEDEADRTPYSAGSVVMQQERPTSQRQPGGKFPSDVQIDRHQHAPLSPSSGESSGERDLLATAGSLSDGAHFAGTGGRFNPDRDLDSIQNSNQSRSASVNAAPRFPIDGYDHPSEKYMVTSDSFNRDNQQFPQQAPATINNQEAFNSNRYSTNSIFVAGLDPTSAQDHAQAHQRNRGETTSTAFTNSNMTEYTHSTVNTVPTSLEEQSDDEIESEKHRPRTSIPSSMRNSLDIPKRPTAQTQKSISTIELHIPGHYPPQQAAA from the exons ATGGCGACGGCATTGCGATCACAAACTCCCCTACAAGACTCATTTGGGCCATCATCACATCCTCCTGATACACTGGTCCCAGGTCGGGGCTACGGCGCACGATCAGGCTCGCGGCCCAACTCTTACGCCGGCAGTACTTCCGGATATAACGGCGCTCACGGCGCTGTCGACCCGTCCCCTCTCGCTAACTACGGGCGCTTCCACGAGGAGTTGGATACCATGAGCATGCGGGGTTCTGCAGACCGACCGTCAATAATGCAACGGTCGGCGTCTGCAATGTCTCACTCGCGTGCCGCCACGCCAACTAGATCCGGGaccctgaagaagaagtcgtcTCTGAGTAAAAGGGGCAGTCTGCGCCGCAGCGGAAGTCGCCGAAGTATGCGCGCCGGAAGTGTGCGCAGCCTGGCATTAGGCGATAGAGAGAAATATGCGGTGGACGGCGAGGAAGACGTCAACAGCGCTTTTTATATCCCCGTTCCGACCAGCGGCAATCCGACAGAGGTTCTGGCAGAGCGCTTCCAGG CTTGGCGCAAAGTTCTCAAGGATCTGATTGTGTTTTTcaaggagctgcagaagtCATATGAAGCCCGAGCGAAGCTCTATCTTTCTTCAACGAATATCATGAACAATACGACGCTTCCGTCGACTTTTCTGAAGTCAGGCGGTCTTGGTGACGCGACTGAGATTCTAACGGGCTTCCATCGGCAAGCGCATTACGAGATGAGCAAAGCCGCAGAGGTTGAAAGCGAAGTTGTCAACCAGCTAGTAGGGCTGCGCAACGATCTGCAGAAGAAAACCAAAGAGATCAAGGCACTGGCCGGGGATTTCCGCAACTCGGTTGACAAAGAAGTTGATGCTACTCGAAAGACGGTCCGACATTTGCAAGAAGCCTTAGGCCTAGTCGATACTGATCCATCGGCTACGTCTGGCAAGGGAGATCCTTTCATTGTCCGCCTCAGCGTCGAGAAGCAAATAGAGAAGCAAATTGAGGAGGAAAACTACCTCCATCGG GCCTATTTGAACCTTGAGAGCTCTGGTCGTGAGCTTGAATCAATTGTGGTAGGCGAAATCCAGAAGGCTTACAACGCCTATGCCGGTATTATGAAGCGGGAGGCAGACCACACGCTCGACACGGTAGACAAGCTTCGCGCGGGCCCAATCTCAATGCCGCATGATCATGAATGGAACGCATTTGTCGCAAATACGGACGAAATGGTGGACCCGCGTATCCGAATCCGTGACGTTGAAAGCATTACGTATCCCGGCAAGGATCATCCGGCTGCTGCAGAAGTCAGGTCAGGGATGCTGGAACGCAAGAGCAAGTATCTGAAGAGCTATGCTCCTGGATG GTATGTTTTGTCACCGACTCACCTCCATGAGTTTAAGTCGGCGGATAGGGTTGCATGGCAGACACCAGTAATGTCATTATACCTTCCAGAACAGAAACTTGGATCGCATTCGCAACCGGACTCGACATCGCACAAGTTCATGCTGAAAGGACGGCAAACGGGAACGATGCACCGGGGTCACTCCTGGGTATTTAGAGCGGAGTCCCACGAAACGATGATAGCCTGGTACGAGGATATTGAACGAATGATCAATATGACAGGAGAGGCACGATATGCGTACGTCAGGCGACATGTACGTACCGTCAGTGGTGCCAGTTTCCGAAGCAGCAGTGACGGAGTattggatgaagacgaagccgaTCGGACCCCATACTCTGCTGGATCAGTTGTGATGCAACAGGAACGTCCTACATCTCAGCGCCAACCAGGTGGCAAGTTTCCCAGCGATGTACAAATCGATCGTCACCAACACGCACCACTGTCTCCTTCGAGCGGAGAGAGCTCTGGAGAGAGAGATTTGCTAGCGACAGCGGGTTCGCTGTCTGATGGTGCGCACTTTGCTGGCACAGGCGGCCGGTTTAATCCTGATCGAGATCTAGACTCAATCCAGAATTCGAACCAGAGCAGATCTGCAAGTGTGAACGCGGCGCCCCGATTTCCTATTGATGGATATGATCATCCCTCGGAAAAATACATGGTAACATCTGATTCCTTCAATCGTGATAACCAACAGTTCCCCCAACAAGCGCCTgccaccatcaacaaccaggAAGCGTTCAACTCGAACAGATATTCTACAAACTCAATATTCGTTGCTGGTCTCGACCCTACTTCGGCACAAGACCACGCCCAGGCTCACCAGCGGAACCGCGGTGAAACTACATCAACTGCTTTCACAAATTCCAACATGACTGAATACACGCATAGCACGGTCAACACTGTCCCGACGTCTCTTGAAGAACAGTCGGACGATGAAATTGAATCTGAGAAGCATAGGCCTCGGACGTCGATCCCGAGCAGTATGCGCAACTCGCTGGATATTCCCAAGAGACCTACCgcccagacccagaagaGCATCTCAACCATCGAGTTGCACATTCCCGGCCACTACCCACCCCAACAAGCGGCTGCATAA
- a CDS encoding uncharacterized protein (transcript_id=CADANIAT00003394), with amino-acid sequence MGATGEDHHYHPQDTIARTMKTTGLTGSVGLFASAVQNTLARQNVGPWGVFTRSGATVGILAAMGGTYEFVKTSSANLREKEDHWNVALGGFFSGAILGLRARTFPALLGYGAALATAMGGFEYTGGSLFGRKRDPNVDEFERREKLRTQWRTPGEQTLAELGEGRGIYGPGYAERRRERIKEAYGIDVPVSPPAAS; translated from the exons ATGGGTGCCACCGGCGAAGACCACCATTATCATCCTCAGGATACCATTGCcaggacgatgaagaccaCGGGTCTTACTGGTTCCGTGGGTCTTTTCGCATCGGCCGTTCAAAACACCCTCGCTCGGCAGAACGTGGGACCATGGGGAGTTTTCACGAGGAGCGGTGCTACAGTTGGTATCCTTG CCGCTATGGGAGGTACCTATGAATTCGTGAAGACATCATCTGCCAACCTAcgagagaaggaagaccaCTGGAATGTCGCTCTTGGAGGTTTCTTCTCCGGAGCAATTCTTGGTCTGCGCG CCCGCACATTCCCCGCTCTTCTTGGATACGGCGCGGCGCTGGCCACCGCAATGGGAGGATTTGAGTATACTGGTGGATCATTGTTCGGCAGGAAGAGAGACCCCAACGTTGACGAATTCGAGCGCCGGGAGAAATTGAGAACACAATGGAGGACCCCGGGTGAGCAGACTCTGGCCGAGCTGGGCGAGGGACGAG GCATCTACGGCCCCGGATACGCAGAGAGACGGCGCGAGCGGATCAAGGAGGCGTACGGTATTGACGTCCCTGTCAGCCCCCCTGCGGCGTCATGA
- a CDS encoding ubiquitin-specific protease UBP2 (transcript_id=CADANIAT00003395), protein MLQKRTDDAFAADPERLEGVPRPEPITVLMNLRTYINNVLRNSQLSKTIQANNKRFMTSFGVNGEPCRDLFEYLGFTFRREGAWDPPRLAAWVQNQVLYKDQQKVFLDDIFHELSALIAARPATEKKGNHDDYTFQPAVDDLYFAVDAFDYLRAPRVNEFQMAPAPYYEDLGVVEDMLTSTIIEAFNRQVAVDPGRAPGYLQCLKEIGSLRGGEDAEAINRAVETAYSEGNLYTDADITEAYKYFGLSRDDPRLTEDSIIGTFYAYLSSTPQETETRRQLWRIGDSRRSERIKSAAEDRVATPEQAQVFLGVSDDTADDFVMAMFTAKVNDNPSCRDIARRAVELIAEARKSDVLRHFVKTGEMTAGEMDVGDAYLLLQIPDRNADEGAIMAAYTICVDDAPAQAEKYNKALAIIAKEKNSPLLSSMVPGLAGKSDRDLSKWPVGLQNIGNTCYLNSLLQFYFSVRPYRNMVLDFENVKMELDEESCQKKRVGSRGVSKKEIERSQKFIRELRALFSDMISSPNSFVTPGQELARLTLISPSNEAAIRRRSTISAGRFGGLGELNGMPVLGPLGPPPKSSETEAHVPAPELEKTKPASDEDSEATLVSDPVKTEVPLAQSDDKENEPPQDDAVMVDAPNETIRAAESVETQTAQAQADATTKPPPVPPRPTPQVDPQRQIIEEVEIGAQQDVTEVINNVLFQSQCAIRGHAVAPDGEQLDQVKDLFYGQARSYILSNKGKRSKEEWWCDIKIDVATGPRDIYAAIDGAFDIQKVSVEDSVAEQYAAISKLPPILQIQVQRVQFDPVKKRSFKSTHHLDLKEIIYLDRYMDTQQPEIVNRRKQAWEWKDTLRKLEARRAELLRQSESDGLDTATLLKSAKDILTELSAMKQDPDASQDAIDVDPQLIPELSRLEQKAQDEMKRLEQEIKNIQAMISNQFVDYKHLPYRLYAVFVHHGSVEFGHYYIYICDFERNIWRKYNDTYVTEVSDLDEIFKSQDRHNPPTPYFLVYVHDGLKERLVSPVAREIVETTPRSAPEPTTSGATPMEGVISSKEPEDVEMNPPTYDEVYAEGGASGEGADPEMKEKGKSLLAERGKTRSWAPDGTDKPDVIW, encoded by the exons ATGCTACAAAAGCGCACGGATGATGCCTTCGCAGCAGATCCCGAGCGGTTGGAAGGAGTGCCTCGCCCAGAGCCTATAACGGTCTTGATGAATCTTCGTACCTATATCAACAATGTTCTCCGCAACAGCCAACTAAGCAAGACAATTCAAGCTAACAATAAGAGATTCATGACAAGCTTTGGTGTCAATGGAGAGCCGTGCCGGGATTTATTTGAATATCTAGGGTTCACTTTCAGG AGGGAGGGCGCTTGGGATCCTCCTCGTTTGGCAGCATGGGTGCAAAACCAAGTATTATACAAAGACCAACAGAAGGTTTTTCTCGATGATATCTTCCACGAGCTATCTGCGCTCATAGCGGCACGGCCTGctacggagaagaagggcaatcACGATGATTATACCTTCCAACCAGCTGTTGATGACTTATACTTTGCGGTAGACGCTTTTGACT ACCTCAGAGCGCCGAGGGTCAATGAGTTTCAGATGGCGCCCGCTCC ATACTACGAAGATTTGGGTGTCGTTGAGGATATGTTGACGTCTACGATAATCGAGGCATTTAATCGCCAAGTCGCAGTTGATCCGGGGCGGGCTCCGGGCTACTTGCAGTGCCTTAAGGAGATAGGCTCCCTTcgaggcggagaagatgcgGAGGCAATAAACCGTGCTGTCGAGACGGCATACTCGGAAGGAAATTTATACACCGATGCAGACATTACTGAAGCATACAAGTACTTCGGTCTTAGCCGTGATGACCCGCGACTTACTGAGGACAGCATTATTGGAACATTCTATGCCTACTTGAGCTCTACTCCTCAGGAGACTGAAACCCGCAGACAACTCTGGAGGATAGGTGACAGTAGGAGGAGCGAGCGCATCAAGTCTGCAGCCGAAGACA GAGTCGCTACACCAGAACAAGCTCAAGTCTTTCTTGGGGTCAGTGATGACACCGCAGATGATTTCGTCATGGCGATGTTTACTGCAAAG GTAAACGATAACCCATCTTGCAGGGACATCGCGCGGCGGGCCGTTGAATTAATAGCCGAGGCGCGGAAGTCCGATGTGTTAAGGCACTTTGTCAAGACGGGCGAGATGACGGCTGGTGAAATGGATGTGGGTGATGCAtacctgctgctgcagatacCTGATCGCAACGCAGACGAGGGCGCCATCATGGCTGCATATACAATCTGTGTCGACGATGCCCCAGCACAAGCGGAAAAATATAATAAGGCCTTGGCTATTATtgcaaaggaaaagaacagCCCGCTCCTGAGCAGTATGGTTCCTGGTCTCGCAGGGAAATCTGATCGTGACTTATCCAAGTGGCCCGTCGGCTTGCAGAATATTGGCAATACCTGCTATCTTAACAGCTTACTACAGTTTTATTTCTCTGTTCGTCCCTATCGCAACATGGTTCTAGATTTTGAGAATGTCAAAATGGAGTTGGACGAAGAGAGCTGCCAGAAAAAGCGGGTGGGTTCCCGTGGAGTCTCGAAGAAAGAGATTGAACGTTCGCAGAAAT TTATCAGGGAGTTGCGGGCGTTATTTTCTGACATGATTTCTTCTCCAAACTCGTTTGTGACTCCTGGCCAGGAGTTAGCACGCTTAACATTGATTAGCCCTTCCAACGAGGCCGCTATCCGCCGTCGGTCAACAATATCAGCAGGTCGATTCGGGGGGCTCGGTGAGCTCAACGGAATGCCAGTTTTGGGTCCCTTGGGACCGCCGCCGAAGAGTTCGGAAACTGAAGCTCATGTTCCGgctccagagctggagaagactAAACCAGCCAGTGACGAAGATAGTGAAGCCACACTTGTCTCTGATCCAGTGAAGACTGAGGTACCGCTGGCTCAAAGTGACGACAAGGAGAACGAGCCACCCCAAGATGATGCTGTCATGGTTGATGCGCCGAATGAAACTATCAGAGCAGCAGAGAGCGTTGAGACCCAAACAGCGCAGGCTCAAGCTGACGCTACTACTAAGCCTCCGCCCGTACCCCCCCGACCTACTCCGCAAGTTGATCCTCAGAGACAAATTAtcgaagaggttgaaatAGGAGCGCAACAAGATGTTACTGAAGTCATCAACAACGTCCTATTCCAGAGCCAATGTGCCATCCGAGGGCACGCTGTCGCACCAGATGGAGAACAGCTTGACCAGGTGAAAGA TTTATTTTATGGGCAAGCCAGGTCTTATATTCTGTCCAACAAGGGCAAGCGatcgaaggaggagtggTGGTGCGACATTAAGATCGATGTAGCAACTGGGCCCCGTGACATCTACGCAGCTATCGACGGCGCATTTGATATCCAGAAAGTCAGCGTTGAGGATTCAGTGGCAGAACAGTATGCTGCCATCAGCAAGCTTCCTCCCATACTTCAGATTCAAGTTCAGAGAGTCCAGTTTGACCCTGTCAAGAAGCGGTCTTTCAAGTCGACCCATCATTTAGATCTGAAGGAGATTATTTACCTTGACCGATATATGGATACTCAGCAGCCCGAAATTGTGAACCGCCGGAAACAGGCTTGGGAGTGGAAGGATACCCTGAGAAAACTCGAAGCCCGCCGAGCAGAACTCCTACGCCAAAGT GAATCCGATGGTCTCGACACTGCAACATTATTGAAAAGCGCCAAGGACATCTTAACTGAACTCAGCGCCATGAAGCAGGACCCCGACGCCTCTCAGGATGCAATTGATGTTGACCCTCAACTCATCCCAGAGCTCAGTCGACTCGAGCAGAAGGCACAAGATGAAATGAAGC GCCTGGAACAAGAAATCAAAAATATCCAGGCAATGATCTCCAACCAGTTCGTCGACTACAAACATCTGCCCTATCGTCTTTATGCTGTCTTTGTCCACCATGGGTCGGTCGAATTCGGACACTACTACATCTATATCTGTGACTTTGAGCGAAATATTTGGCGCAAATACAACGACACCTACGTAACTGAAGTCAGCGACCTGGATGAGATATTCAAAAGCCAGGATCGCCACAACCCTCCTACGCCATATTTCCTGGTCTACGTTCATGACGGATTGAAAGAACGCCTTGTCAGTCCGGTAGCCAGAGAGATCGTGGAGACGACACCAAGAAGCGCGCCAGAACCGACCACCAGCGGCGCGACGCCCATGGAAGGAGTGATTTCGTCGAAAGAGCCGGAGGATGTAGAGATGAATCCACCAACATATGATGAGGTATACGCTGAGGGCGGTGCATCAGGTGAGGGCGCAGATCCCGAAATGAAGGAAAAAGGGAAATCATTGCTGGCGGAGCGCGGCAAGACTCGATCATGGGCACCTGATGGGACTGACAAACCTGATGTGATATGGTAG